In Fodinicurvata sediminis DSM 21159, a genomic segment contains:
- a CDS encoding thiamine pyrophosphate-dependent enzyme, translating to MTRTIAETIIDMLAEAGVKRLYGVTGDSLNLLNDALRRDGRIDWIHVRHEEAGAYAAMAEGILGGLGCCAGSSGPGHVHLINGLYDAHRWGAPVVALPSTISRSDYGMESFQETDLSMFDGCSWYNQLAQTPEQAPRMLQQAIQHALTRKGVGVFGYGGDLLPEKLPDTAIVSPSYRPHTVVRPGDGDLDALAELLSGAERPMIYGGVGCEGSHALVTALAERLQAPVGWTLKGKMALEHDNAHGIGMTGFIGGKACADAIAQCDVLLLLGTDFPWKDFLHTKARVAQVLTHGERLGRRTHVDMGLVGSVHATLEALVPRVAYRGDDSFLQDRRKVYKEDLENLARHEQEAGTRNAIGPDYLAARIDAHADDDAIFTTDTGMTTVWAARHLRSTGRRSMLGSYSHGSMASAMPQAIGAALAGNGRQTVALCGDGGLSMLMGDLATIGQYQLPVKAVVFNNGTLGMVEIEMQLAGIPNYQTELYNPDFAKVAEACGLKGVTVEDPEQVDAAVKQAMAHDGPILLDVKTDRNAVAMPPHTSLKQLESYALSEAKMVLEGRGAEVLKQVRANLKYLRDL from the coding sequence ATGACACGCACGATCGCCGAGACCATCATCGACATGCTGGCTGAGGCCGGGGTGAAGCGCCTCTATGGCGTGACCGGTGACAGCCTGAACCTTCTGAACGACGCCCTGCGGCGCGATGGGCGCATCGACTGGATCCATGTCCGTCACGAGGAAGCCGGCGCCTATGCCGCCATGGCCGAAGGCATATTGGGCGGGCTGGGCTGTTGTGCCGGCAGTTCAGGGCCCGGTCATGTGCATCTGATCAACGGGCTCTACGATGCCCACCGCTGGGGCGCGCCGGTGGTGGCATTACCCTCGACGATCAGCCGTTCGGATTACGGCATGGAGTCCTTCCAGGAGACCGACCTCAGCATGTTCGATGGCTGCAGCTGGTACAACCAGCTGGCCCAGACGCCGGAGCAGGCGCCACGCATGCTGCAGCAGGCGATCCAGCACGCACTGACCCGCAAGGGGGTGGGTGTCTTCGGTTACGGCGGCGACCTGTTGCCCGAGAAGCTGCCGGACACGGCCATTGTCTCGCCGTCCTATCGGCCGCACACGGTCGTGCGTCCGGGCGATGGCGACCTGGATGCGCTGGCAGAACTGCTTTCGGGGGCCGAGCGTCCGATGATCTATGGCGGTGTCGGCTGCGAGGGGTCCCATGCCCTGGTGACGGCCCTGGCCGAACGGCTGCAGGCGCCGGTGGGCTGGACCCTGAAGGGCAAGATGGCCCTGGAGCATGACAACGCCCATGGCATCGGCATGACCGGTTTCATCGGCGGGAAGGCCTGTGCCGATGCCATCGCCCAGTGCGATGTGCTGCTGTTGCTGGGCACCGACTTTCCCTGGAAGGATTTCCTGCACACCAAGGCACGCGTGGCTCAGGTGCTCACCCACGGCGAACGCCTGGGGCGGCGCACCCATGTGGACATGGGCCTGGTCGGTTCTGTGCATGCGACGCTGGAGGCGCTCGTGCCGCGTGTTGCCTATCGCGGAGACGACAGCTTCCTGCAGGACCGGCGCAAGGTCTATAAGGAGGATCTGGAAAACCTGGCGCGCCACGAGCAGGAGGCCGGCACACGCAATGCCATTGGACCGGACTATCTTGCCGCCCGCATCGACGCTCATGCCGATGACGATGCGATCTTCACCACCGACACCGGCATGACCACTGTCTGGGCGGCCCGCCATCTGCGCAGCACCGGCCGGCGCAGCATGCTTGGCTCCTACTCCCACGGCTCCATGGCCAGCGCCATGCCTCAGGCGATCGGGGCGGCCCTGGCCGGCAACGGCCGGCAGACCGTGGCGCTCTGCGGCGATGGCGGACTGTCCATGCTGATGGGCGATTTGGCCACCATCGGCCAGTACCAGCTGCCGGTGAAAGCCGTCGTCTTCAACAACGGCACGCTTGGCATGGTCGAGATCGAGATGCAGTTGGCCGGTATCCCGAATTACCAGACGGAGCTCTATAATCCCGACTTCGCCAAGGTGGCCGAGGCCTGCGGCCTCAAGGGTGTCACCGTCGAGGATCCGGAGCAGGTGGACGCGGCGGTCAAGCAGGCCATGGCCCATGACGGACCCATCCTCCTGGACGTGAAGACCGACCGCAATGCCGTGGCCATGCCGCCGCACACCAGCCTGAAACAGCTGGAAAGCTATGCACTCAGCGAGGCGAAGATGGTCCTGGAGGGACGCGGTGCCGAGGTCCTGAAGCAGGTGCGTGCCAACCTGAAGTACCTGCGCGATCTCTAG
- a CDS encoding FMN-binding glutamate synthase family protein has product MRDSETILGAFRGLPGTRRAIVPVLAALLAIVFLLAGFWDAAWLWGLVPCLAVLALAVHDVRQRSYAVLRNYPAAGWARYFFQSLRPYLRTYIVEGNREGRPFNREQRTLVYQRARNEADNHPFGTELDVYSSEYRWLTHSMAPVEPDTEDPRVDIGGSECAKPYNGSILNISAMSFGALSARAIEALNTGAHLGNFAHDTGEGGISPYHRKGGGDLIWEVGSGYFGCRDDQGRFDPNLFQEAASAEQVRMVEIKLSQGAKPGHGGVLPGPKVTQEIAETRKVQVGVDCVSPAGHSAFSTPRELLEFAARMRTLSGGKPVGVKLCVGHPHEVFALVKAMLASGIYLDYIVVDGAEGGTGAAPIELSNHVGLPLNDGLVIVRNALIGAGLKDRVRLGASGKVYSGTGIAQAIALGADWTNAARAFMFSVGCIQSMRCHTDTCPTGVATQDPGRQRGLVVEDKAQQVARFHQKTVAAAVQIAASAGVKRIHDLEPHHLFHRISPTAARMADEIYPFVGRNQLVEAPEDTPYALAWQAADPDSFTARHNIGDAHRQQALQRLS; this is encoded by the coding sequence ATGCGTGATAGCGAAACCATTCTGGGTGCCTTCCGGGGACTGCCGGGAACCCGCCGGGCGATCGTGCCGGTCCTGGCCGCACTCCTGGCAATCGTCTTCCTGTTGGCGGGCTTCTGGGACGCCGCCTGGCTGTGGGGGCTGGTGCCCTGCCTGGCGGTCCTGGCCCTGGCCGTTCATGACGTGCGTCAGCGAAGTTATGCTGTCCTTCGCAACTATCCGGCGGCCGGCTGGGCGCGCTATTTCTTCCAGAGCCTGCGCCCCTACCTGCGCACCTATATCGTCGAGGGCAATCGCGAGGGGCGTCCCTTCAACCGCGAGCAGCGCACGCTGGTCTATCAGCGGGCCCGGAACGAGGCGGACAACCATCCCTTCGGCACGGAACTTGACGTCTATTCCAGTGAATACCGCTGGCTGACCCACTCGATGGCCCCGGTCGAGCCGGACACCGAGGACCCGCGCGTGGACATCGGCGGCTCCGAGTGCGCAAAGCCCTACAACGGCTCGATCCTCAACATCTCGGCCATGAGTTTCGGCGCTCTGTCAGCGCGGGCCATCGAGGCGCTCAACACCGGTGCGCACCTGGGCAACTTCGCCCATGACACGGGCGAGGGCGGCATCAGCCCCTATCACCGAAAGGGCGGCGGGGACCTGATCTGGGAGGTCGGCTCGGGCTACTTCGGCTGCCGCGACGACCAGGGGCGCTTCGATCCGAACCTGTTTCAGGAAGCGGCCAGCGCGGAGCAGGTGCGGATGGTCGAGATCAAGTTGAGCCAGGGCGCGAAACCCGGGCACGGCGGCGTGCTGCCGGGCCCCAAGGTGACGCAGGAAATTGCCGAGACACGCAAGGTACAGGTAGGCGTGGACTGCGTTTCGCCGGCCGGGCATTCGGCCTTCTCGACCCCGCGTGAGCTGCTGGAGTTCGCCGCACGCATGCGCACGCTCTCCGGCGGCAAGCCCGTGGGGGTCAAGCTCTGTGTCGGTCATCCCCACGAGGTCTTCGCTCTGGTCAAGGCTATGCTGGCCTCGGGCATTTACCTGGACTACATCGTGGTGGACGGGGCCGAGGGCGGCACCGGAGCGGCCCCCATCGAGCTCAGCAATCACGTGGGCCTGCCGCTCAACGACGGCCTGGTCATCGTGCGCAATGCCCTGATCGGCGCCGGTTTGAAGGACCGTGTGCGCCTGGGGGCCAGCGGCAAGGTCTACTCCGGCACCGGCATCGCCCAGGCCATCGCCCTGGGGGCGGACTGGACCAATGCGGCCCGCGCCTTCATGTTCTCGGTCGGCTGCATCCAGTCCATGCGCTGTCACACCGACACCTGCCCCACCGGCGTGGCCACCCAGGACCCCGGGCGCCAGCGGGGTCTGGTGGTCGAGGACAAGGCCCAGCAGGTGGCGCGTTTTCACCAGAAAACCGTGGCCGCCGCGGTCCAGATCGCGGCCTCGGCCGGGGTCAAGCGCATCCATGACCTGGAGCCGCATCACCTGTTCCATCGCATCAGCCCCACGGCGGCACGCATGGCCGATGAGATCTATCCCTTCGTCGGCCGCAATCAGCTGGTGGAGGCCCCCGAGGACACGCCCTATGCCCTGGCCTGGCAGGCCGCCGATCCCGACAGCTTCACCGCCCGTCACAACATCGGCGACGCCCATCGCCAGCAGGCTCTGCAGCGCTTGTCCTGA